Part of the Melopsittacus undulatus isolate bMelUnd1 chromosome Z, bMelUnd1.mat.Z, whole genome shotgun sequence genome is shown below.
TAAATCTCTTTCAGCAAAGAGAAAGTCAGGTTCTATACAGATTCCTGTCCTCAGAGCCCCTTCTCACATTGCTACTCATAGACCTAATGGGCTGTTGCTGTGACTCCTCCTAACTGAAAAGCAACTGTAAGTAGCTGGGGTAGGTGATGAAAAGTGGATAAAAGAAGATCAGAAGGTAGCTTTGGCCCTCAGCCCTGCTAGCAGGATGGCAGTTGTGGAGTCAGCTGCGCAAGGAGAGCAGGGTCCCTCTCACAGGGCCTTCTTTTACAGATCTGTTTTCCTCTGGCACCTGTAGAAGATGGTGCAACCCCCACTCGGAGACACAGATAAAGAAGTGAGAAACATGTCctgcaggaaaaggcaaaactaGGCCCTAGACTGAGGGAGCAGAAGCTCAGCTTGACAATGCTACCATGGGGACTTGAATGTCCCTTCTTCAACCTTGCTTCTCTGAGAgaaacccaccccaaaaaaacaaatccatgaaaacatcacaaacaaaaacaaaaatccaaatatCTTTTGCTCTGGAAGcagctttattttgtgtttagaGCTTTGCAGAACCTCTGTGGGTGAGGCTGCTGGGGGGATGTGCTGGATCAGTGTTTTACATTCCCTAGCATGGTCTTCCGCTCTGATGTATTCATCCTATGGCTGGCAAACAGCCAGATGAAATTGTGCAGAACACCAAGTATTAAGAAACCAGGAGACAGAGTAGTGTATCTGTGTTGCCTGCTGATTGGAGATGGAGCACTACAAACAGACATTTTCCTAAACTTGAGATTGGAATTGCTGAAGCATTTAGGATAGTGCGTCTGCAGGTACTTTtctttgtaacagaaaataatattatCTTTAACAGTAATCCAAGTCCTCAAGGTGAAACGCTTTCATTGTTTCAGTTATAACTAATTAAATGGTGCTGATAGAAAAGCTGCGTTTCATGCATGTGAAAGTCACACACGTGTTTAGCTTGGTTTACTTTTTAATTGATGTGATAATGTGGAGTAATTTGGAGCATGGGAAGGTGCTGAGTATTgattggttttctttcatttattttcaattatgaaaaattaattttctgagaCAAGTCTTTCAAGTACTAGTTTCTTTTTAGAAAGCGTATGTGTGCAAGTCAGAAACTGCTCTGCAGTCCAGGAGATACAGCTTGCAGATCAGGGTACATAGTAATTACATGCCAGATCAGAGCAAAGCTCACCAAGCCTGTCACATTGAGTGGAATTCATGCTAGAAGGCCATTATTTTTCGCAGTTCAAATTTTGCTCTTGTCTCTTGGCAGCACAAATGAAGCTCCTCTGTTAAAAACACCCTGCAGCCTCACTGTGGATTTTTGTTGCTTGCTGTCCAACAGAAATATCAGACTTTCTTAAGGTGCATTTGGGACTGGCAGACAGAATTTGCAGTTGGGTGGGAGCTTAGCAGTACTTGGGCTAGTCAGTACTGCACATTTCAAAACTAGCTTGCTTGGAGAGATGCTAGCCTTGACATCAGGACCGGCTGCTTTCTCTGGCAATTCCAGGGAATGTAATGGCAGTGTCCGAGTTAAACTATAAACATAGCATCTAAAGTAGTTGATGGCATTCTTATTTTCTGCATCCGTAAACTTTGTAGAGACCTAATAACTGAGTGCTGCGAAAATCCCTGCAGTAAAGCTGTAAGATACATCAGTACCTACTTTGAGATCTTCTTTGGAGGTACCTTggagtaaaaatgaaaagttcTGGTTTTGTAATAAAGAGGGTATTCTTTAGTGCATCCActaattaaagcaaaaaaacagcCCATGAGATGCTAGTCTTTTGTCAGAACATGACTGAGTGTTACATATTAACTACTTTCATGGATTGCTCCTAATAATCCATAATTGGTCAAAGGTAACTGAACTGAAAATAAGCAAGCCATATGCAGACTATCTTGACCAAACACATGCCACAGAATTCTGATACGGCTCCAGAGGGGCTTATTATGTGTTGGAAGTACTGAAATTTTCCTGTGGTTTAGGCATAAAACTTTTCAAACATGGCTGCACTTTGTTAGTTTGTGGATAGACTCATTCTGCACAATTGTCAGCCCCCTAGTACATATTATAGAGGGGTCATTAGTTCTGGGAAAATGGAGTATTTGTCATCACTGCAGCAGAAGTGTGTACATATCATAAACGGAGCCTGAAGGGATTTAGTTCCAGGTTATTAAGTGTTCATTTAGGATGGTGGATAATAACTGCTGTTTCTGATATTTTAGATTAGACTGCCCTTACTGCTTGTAGGGCTTATTTTCAGTGACTGTTAGTCTTGTTattacaaatacatatttaatgttTGAGGCAGTATCAACAAGATCAGTAAACTTGTGTACTGTCCAAAAGCTGCAAAATATCAATTCATTAGTTTGCGCTTTGTCATTAACTAACAAGAACTCTGCTATGACAATATCCAGTAATTAATGAGGCAGAATCATTATTGAGAACTTTTTTACATGTAAAACCGAACAATTTTGTGGGTTCATTTATTATAATACAACATATAAAAGCACCAACACAAATATTACAGAATAAATTTCTGTGGGAGAATAGCTAAAGTGGAACCAACATCGccctgagaaaaataaaattaaggtaTCAGGGCAAACACAGGtactttttaaaaaggtttGTCTGAAATAACACTGCTGGTCACTCcagtaatgttttgttttccttgcctAATTAGACTCAGAGGCTGCCTGTACTGCAATCTCAAGCTCTAACAATAGTGATGCAATTGTTGACTAGAATAGCATAttagagggagaaaaataatattagcTATAGCAAAATCTCTTTGAAAGTATAATTTTCTGCTGCTTAACTGCAAATTGCAAACTGCAAACACAGGCTGAGCTTTTCATATGCGTATTTTGCAGATACTCTTTCTCTGTGTTAGATACTAAATCTAATAGAATCAAGAAATGTTAACTAATAAGTCCACTTTTCCCTATGGTTGAACAGCCAAAATATACTGGGAAATGACAGTTCTGATCAAATTGCATCAACGTTCATGTTGGGTATGCAGCGCAATCATGGTGGAGACCAAACACAAAGAAGCTGTTCTTTAAAGAACTGGCCCAAATAGCTAAATTGTTATCTTTCAGATTTGgtgctgcatttttttctccttttgataTTTGTCAgatgattattttattattgctgcTATTTGAAATTATAACACTCCCTGATGATGCTTATGTTTGCTATGGAAAAATAGTGACCCTGAATGTGAACCTTTTAGTCATACCAGTGAGACTGAAAACTGGCCCTGAGTACCAGGTAAAGATTAGGCCAGTAGTGTCTCACATTTCATTAGTCATTAGtagattattattttgtttaatggCGTCTGAGTGGCATTTGAGACAAGTACACTTAGTATGGATGCAGCACATAGAAACCTATTGTTAAGTTTGGCTTCCCTAGTTGTATAAAGCTCTTTTAGGTTATTTGTCAGACTGTTGTTTTTTGGGCCTGGAATTTTCCCTGCCTTGTATACATCTTAgcttgaaatatatttaaaattctgaTATACAGATGAAATAGATGGGAAATAGGAGAAAtaagtagattttttttattgtcagtCCTGAGTACTGAGGTTTTGTATGCAATTTTTTCTCAAATATGTAACATCATGCATAACTCTTGCCCTTCTCTGTAAGAAATACAGTATAGTAATGCCTAATTCATGAAGGGAAGTGTCCTCAGGAAGTATAACATATTCTAGAGCTACCCTTTCTTTCATCCTCATTTATCTACAGATGCCCTTTTCAATCCACAAGTATTTTTAGGTGATTTACTATTCCTTATTCACACTGTGGCAATGAAGCTCCAGTCAAGTGCTGTTTAATAGGCAAAGTAGAGAACAGCATCCCTCAGGACACCATCAGTTTGTAATTAGGAGGAACATTTGGGCTAGGAAATTGGTAATTATCCTCATATTTCTATCATTTAACTGTAGAACTGAACCACACATGGCTGGTTTATGGTTCCAGAAGCCAGATATATGCTAAGTTTTATTGTAGTGTGGGTAGCCTCTATTTCAACAACATACAGCTCCAGCAGGATGGTTGACCAAACTGTGCATAGTTATGCATGCTAGCACGTCTGCATGGCTGTACAAGCGAATTGTCATTCCTGAGCTCAGTCATTGCATCTGCTAAGGTCCACCTTTAGAGCTATGTGAAATGTTTGAATGTGCTTTGATCCCATCTCCACTGTTTTGGTTGTGTTATACTCACCTACATTAGCAAGTGACTCAGCATGTTACCAGCAACTCAGCAGATCAAGTGACTGCTGCTGAGTTCCCTACATTAGACTAAACATGGTGCAGGGGTTTATGTAAGACTCAATCTATTTTGATTAGTTGGACCAAATATCCCACCTATGCAAGTGTCTCAAAACTGTCTGAAAAGTTAATGCTTATTTTCAGATCCTTAGAGGCTAGCACCCTATGGGGTGTATTTAGAGCATGGCCTCTGGTCTGGCTtagtttcctttgaaataattctaATTTGCATGCCTTAAGTTTGCTCTGTGACCCAAACCAATATGTGATAGAGTGCAGACAATCAAGGGTTTCActtaaagaaactgaatttaagTGCTAATTCAGGTGTAGCAGCTGACAGGTGTTGAGTTGCTATTTATTTAAAGGTCTTACCTGTAACTGGTTGTGTGAGTTTTTCTGGATGGTGTCAGAATGAAGTCAGGCTGTGGCTCAGTGTCATTCATATTCACCCTGTTGACTGCCTTGATTTGAGTAAGCCCTGCTTAAGCAACTGACCACAGTTGAGAGACAGTTTGAGAAAGCAGTTCTTGTGGTGTCTCAAAAATTAGTCACTGGTTCCTGAATCAGACATAGCACTTGGGAGTAAGCATGTGAATGAGTGTATTATGTGCTCACACTATTTGCCGTGCACATAAATTCAAGCTATGGTGGGTGTTCTACAACTGACTTCAGCGTGCCAGTTTAAGTGCATTACCTCATAGATATGATCCCCACCTATTGCATCATATATCACATGTTTAAAGTCCCATGACCAAAACTATTAGTCTCTGACCTCTCCTATACAGTGTTAGTTATTCTTTGCTGGCTTAGGGAAGTGCTGGACTGGCTTATGTGCTGTTGTAAGACATGGTAGCTCCTTACTATTGCAGGGTGGTAGTGATTATGCAAATTAACTGATATTCAATTCCAATTCTTTTTCTATTAGTCAAACTAATAAactccaaggaaaaaaaataagtctggGTGATTAGTTTTTCTTCTCAAATAGCTAGTCCGAATTTTCTAGTATGGCTACTGTAATATGaattttcatttgatttatttttctttttcttttttttctttggaaagaggGGGTGAACTAGAGACAGGGGAgataaaaatgctgtgtttggTTGAAGGGGCCTACTATCCCAACAGCTTATACTCACTGGATATCCTGTTTTATCAGTGGGGGCTTTGTATATGAATGAGGCAGGTGTTTTCTAATGAAAGCATTCAACTTGAACTGacttctgtttgcttgcttttataaTGAAATCCAGGCTTGACACTTTCAGGTGTATCTGAAATGCCTAAATTCAGGCTTGAATTCATCAACTCAGAAACTAAAACAAAAGGCCAAAACTTTCCCTGTCACCTTATTGTCTGCTTTTAGGTTTGCAATATTCAAGAAGTATATTTGGCTATATTTGGCTGCTAGACTTTACAATTTCaaacacttgattttttttctgagtctAGTTGTATGTGCAGGACCAGTGAAAAATGGTTGAACACCCACGCCTGAGAACAGAAAGCATCTGCTGTTCAGTACCACGGAGGTGCCAAGATACAGCTGCCCTGAAAAATATGTGTTAGAATAGGTAAGGATGACTAATGCATACGCACTTAAGCAACTTACTAAGAGCTGGTTTTGAGTAAGAGTGGGAGGATTTTAGTCTTTCACACTTGTGGTATACAcactctgtgctgcagtggatgTTTCAGAAACCTACTCTGAAATGGGTTCCATATTCTTGTGAAGATAAACAATACTTGCAACATTTTTTCCATCATGCAGTCAGTATGCTACTGTCTGTTTGCAAAGCTCTTGATGGAATAATTTCTCAGAGACCTAAGCTGGTTTTTGGGCTCCCTTAGGGGAGTGCTGAGAATTACTGCGTGTGGATTGCACCTACTGGTGCggtctttttcctctgtcttcaaATACTTCATAAACAGTCAGGTATACTGTTATAACAGTGTTCCTAATAATTTGAAATGTTGACACTAGATGTAAAGGAACAACAAATGCTTATTGGGCCAGCTTTTCTTGCATCTTTTCTTGTCACTCTGGCATAGAGTAGGGGGAAGCTGCACTGATGTGAATAGCAATACAACCTAAAGCAGTGGTTAGCAGGTCTAGTAAATCTGGCTTTCACGAGTGGGGAATCTGACATTTCTCAGTATCAATAGGCCCTGCCTATGTGCTTTAGCTACTGGTTCAGTACAGTGAGCTACTGTGTTTTTTACGTAAGTGGCAGCAGGTTCAGTTTCTGTTTGATCTTCTTCACCAGAGATAATATTTAACTTGGGTGGTAGTAAATGAACATTGTAGAGAATAGTGGGAAATAAATGAACATAGAAGAAAGAGACCAGTCTGCAAAGGCAAAAAagctgcaattttattatttttcagcattgctTTTGTAATAGAGAAAAGAACACTGGAAGAAACAATTGTTTTTTGGGTTGAAATGTGAAAGAACAATGATTCTACATTCCCTTCAGTTTTCAATaatcaaaaaacattttataaatcTTTAATTGTTTTAGTCCTTCTTGGAATAACAGCATTTCTgggataaaatgttttttttgaTAGGAGAATGTCACTTTGTAAAAGTGGCAATATTCTGTAAAACTGTGTGCTTTACATTTCTGAGAGGTCAAAATagtttgaattttgttttgttttaaaatatatcaaataAATTCCTATCTACTTCTTCAGTGCAAACAGGGAGGCAAGGTGAAATTCCATCTGGCTTAATGTTGGTATAGAGAATTTTGAATTctctaaaatgctgttttagggaaaaataattgtttagATTTATGACTCTTCTCTTGAATATCAAAGAAATTAATTGAAGAGATAATAAGTAAATGTTTagtttgtgggtttcttttcccaaaAGATATGGTATTTAGATACATAGACATATAGGTAAATATAGCACATTGTTATTACCCTGTATTTAATTATTCCTTCCTCTATTTTACCTGACCTAGAAGAAGGTGAAACAAAGCAAGTGTTTGGATTAGTGTACACCAGCTATGGCAAGTGATGCCCTGCAAACCTATTACGATGAACCGATTCACTGCTTCTATTTCAAAGTCTCTTTCATACTCACTTGCTCTGACATTTCTCAGACAGTTTCATAATAACCTCAGTAGTTTTTTTCTTACCTACCCcatgaaagtaaaaatactttCCTCTGTTCATTTAACGATTAAGTTCTGTAAATCTTCTTGCATGTTGATcggaaaagcattttttcttttttttttttcctgattgcATTTAagaatatatttcctttttctgtccaGCTGATAAGATTAATCCTTAACTCCCTTCACTGTGGTTCATCAAGATAGGCAAACAGCTTATATCTGCTCTAAGCCAGACTCTGTGAGctctgaaaatggaaatgtgcaGTTTTGCATGCAGCTCCCTGAATGTATTATTCCCATTAAACAAGTGATCCTTTCTCCTAGAAATATGTTGTTGTCACTCTGCACAGATGCAGTTACATAAGAAAGTCCTGCTGCTTCACAGTAATAATATATCACGGGAAATTAAAAGGTGTCTGCTTCTGATctatccttttcttctttttattttttttttgagattatTGTACTGTGACCTTATTTTTGCACTGAATTTCAGTAGAACCTTATTAGGAGCCCTAGTAGGAGTCTGGAAAAGAGCCAGATTCTGACTTTTTCCTCATTCAGTAGTGTAGCTGCTAGTTTATAGGTGCATGCAGAAGATCAGTCAGGCCCAATGCTTTCTGAGTTTTCACAGTAACTTTAAGCAACAGTTTTATCTGGTGAGGGAAGAGTCTCAATAGACAGCATCATCATctgttctttctgcattttcatctgTGCCTGGACCTGACTTGCTCGTCCTTCCAGCCGCAGAGTCCATTCATGGCGGAGTCTGTAGAGAGAGGACAAGCACTTAACAAGTACTGAGCCAAATCCTTCAAATGTATCCAGGGCTTTTCAGCAGGGTCAAagctttcctctctttcatcaCCACAGCACTTGTCCTGTATTTGTTTACCATCTACACATCTCTCTAGCTTGCTAGATGAGGAATGCAGGGGAGAAAGGGATAGTCCTGATGCTATCAGTGGTTGACATTGCTGGATTCCAAATGAGTCAAACAACTGTTGAAATACTGTCAGTGTGAAGggctctgtttttttttcctctaggaTATTCACAAAGCTACACAGAAATACTATCTATACAAGTATAAGGCCATTCAACgtgtaaattaaaaaatacagttacaCCCCTATACCTCCCAAGTTTGCTGTAAAATGCTGTGGAGAAGAGCAAGAAGATCTGTCAATATGCCCATTTGGATTtactctgaagaaaaataaggtAACCATTTCGTACCTAAAATCTCTACAGACCCTGTATGTGTTTAATGAAAGGAATTGATGTCACATGCAAGAGGAGCCACATAACTTCAAGGCGCAAGTGTAGCACAGACAGAAGAGAAAACCACTAGGGACCACTGCAAGATATTGTTGGATGAGTAATTTTCCGAAGGAAATTGTATTATGAAACACCTGACCCAGCAATGCTATAAGATTAGATATCACATGGCAATGCCAAATACATCATGGGTTTTTATGTTACATTTGgtgggttaaaaaaaatcagccaaTGATTTCATCTGAGAGTAATTCAGCAGTAGCTGTTTCAAGTGAATGATTCTGTTACTTTGGCTTCTGAATTTGATTTTAGATAGTGTTTTAAACTTTTCTCATTTGATCTACCCTTTGTTTCACTATTCCCTTATGCATACAGTTAAGCCTCAAACAACTGTTGCAATTTGTTAGGAAAAATTTGCCATTCAAAGCATTGGTGTTCCTTGTCAATTAGGGTCCTAGGTGTCACAGAATGAACACTATTCCACACTTAGAGCACCTAATTCTCCCAGACTTACATGAAGTCATGAACTTGTAGGTGTTGTAGTGaccttctgatttattttttgtttttatttatttattaaaattagaGTACTTCGTGAGCAATCTGGGCTTTGGTCAAGTGACCTTGAAGGAATTTTTTTGGGTCTATTTCAGTTGTAAACACTCTGCTAAGATATATCAGATATGTAAGCTAAGACATATTCAGAGTTCTTTTGCTGCATATTTTTCgcttttcagagaaaatctTATGACAGCTTTTAGCATTTTTAACTTTGTGATGTTAAAAATAGTACTTATACTCCCAATTGCAATTGATTTGCTATGTCTTCTTGTGGTAGTTTTTTGTGAAGCTAGAGTGACAAAGGTTTCTAGTGCAGCTGAACACTTTCCTGGGTTTTATTATATGTATTTCCTCTCCAGCAACTTGGTGATTTGGGTTGGGAATATTACTGACTAACTGGAGTAGGATGCATTTACTTGGGAGCAGCACTGTCTACATCTGACTATTGGTACACAAGGCCTACACAGAGCTTGATTTCCTTATTCTTTAAATGACAATAGTAGTTTCCTCCTTGGGAACTTGTGTCAGAGTACGTGGAAATTTTTTCAAGGAAATGGTCCTTTACCAGCACATTTCAGTTTGTTGAAGTCAAATTAATTTATGTGAATGTCCCAGTTTTGAGGAAAGTTTATTCAGGAAAATTTTTGTTAATTTCGGCAGCAAAATCCATCAGAAAAACACAAGAGTTACAGATATTTCTTATGCTCTTTCTCTGTCCATTGCTAGCCAGGGCATTCATTTAGTGTGTGTGAGACCCTGGTTCAAACTCCTGAGGTACAACAGGTTGAGAAACTACTTGAAGCAGTCTACCATACTTGTGCTGAGTATTTGTACCATAATCACAactgttttgggaaaaaaaaattaaatttaagtaGCCTTATTTTTTATCAATCTGTTGTGTAGCAGAAGTGCTAATAAAATGTGTTCCATGGGACAGGAAGATCTCATTATACTGTTTCCATCTTTGATATTATATGATGAGAAAGATTGTTAAACATTATAAAGATGCAATGGGTTTGTAGAGTCTACACATTAAATGAGTGGTTTGCCTGTCCCTTTAATGTAATACGACTTTATACTAGTACTAGCTGTACCAGTTCCAGATAAAAATCTTGGTATTTTCTGTCTGTCACAAGCCATACTGCcaaagtgctttatttttgtgtggGTATGCTCCAAGGCCTTTGAAGAATGTTCATGAGGTTCAGGGGTGAAGGGTGTCTGAGTTTCCACGTAGAAGAGCCACAGAAATATGAGACAGgcagctttgaaagaaaaaatgccaaAGATCCTGAACACAATCTGTGCTATGAGTAAAGCAGTACAATAAGGAGTTACCTTATTTTAATGCATGTGATGACATGCCTTGCTATAttgtgcaaaagaaaaagtactTACTTGTTCAGGGCGCTTTTGCTTAACCTAGACTCTTCACATTCTCTTTGCTTAGTTTGCTCTTCAATGACTTTCTCCCAGAAGTTCTTCAGCCCTTCTGCATCATGACCACACATCTTGTGTCTTTTAAAGTTGGTATGCTTGCtcattttctgaaaagcaatttGGAGGTCATAGCAGTCAAGAGCTTAACCTAAGGCAGATACTGTGCTGCTTCGCCCCTTGCAATTTCTTTCTCATGaaatgctattaaaataaaGTGTGCCACCTGAGAAGAATAGGTTAGTGGTGTTTACTATGCCTTGAAGCAAAATATAATGCATTGAAACAGGCCTTGGGTGATAGCTAAATGGTGAACCTATATTTTTTGTTACTGAGTAATGACTACGCATAGcacatttcactgaaatattcTGGAAGCCTCAGAATGTGTGAGATTTTAAGTGGTTTTGGAAGAAGTTGGGAAAAATTCTTTCAAATATAGAGCCATTGTCACTATCATCAGATGAGATGTTGTgaaaagtttttcctttttttatagGTGGTTGTTATCCAAGGGAAATATGTTGCTTTTAAATGATTCCTTCTACTGCTCCATATGATATGTAGCACAAAATATATGGGGGAATTATGAATCTAAGTTGAGGTTGAAGCACACAGAGTGCAAAGCCCTAGGGAGCTTGTTATGACCTTGTTCTttgatttcaaataaaaattcaatCTTAAATACTGTTAAAAGTAGAGCTCATTAAAATATAGAGATGAGTTCCAATGAATGAGAAAAAGGATAGAAATTAGGTGAATTTATCCTTGCTAAATGCATAGTATTCAAACAGAGGGTTTTTAGATTCTCAACTTGTCTGTAGTGCTTGCTGGTATAATTAAATATGCATTGATGATCAAATCTTAACTGTACTTTGAAAATTTAAGTTCTGTTGTTTATTTCTAAAGGAAATGGTCAGAAAAATTGCATCATGTACTATAGCTATTGCTGGCCAGAtatttctttgctatgaagGTATCAATGACCTGTTATGCTTCTACGCTAACGTGAAGCAGGATTTCCTGCAATAATCTCCGCCACTAAGTCCCTCCAGCAAGCAGGATGAcacaagaaatttaaaaaaaacaacagaccCATGATCCTGAGTTTTCTGTGACTAGATCTGTGCATAACTTGAGGGTTCCTACGTAATCCCTTTGCTTCCTTGTGTTCATCTATACTCTGCTGTCATTTTGTCATTTTAGCCAAATGTCCATCCTGTAATGCTGATGAATTAATGCCTCATAGACCCTGATATGTACTAGTGAGTCTGCTTCATAGACAATGTCATACTTTATCCTTGGTAACTACTATGAAGACTATGATAATGTAGGTTAATCTGAGGAAACCTTTGATTTGTGCTATGCTTTAAGCAGAACATCAGAGAAAAAGAGTTAGACAGCAACACAAAGGCAGACTTTTGCAAGGTTTTCCCatcaaatactgtattttaaactcctgaagttttaaaagtgcattttccTAGattgaatattttatatttggcattattttcacaaacattttttaGAAAGATCAATAACAACAAATAGTTTTGCTAAATGTGATGCTAAGTCTGACTGGGCTGAAAAACTTgcttaacagaaagaaaaatctctgccACTTCCAGATGCAGTATTTTTCCACAGAGAAGTTTAGTTGCTTGAAGACCGGTACAGTCCAACTGGAGTAGTATATGTGCACTGATTAGTTCAGGTAATGAAACCTCCTATGCAATTGAATATCAGACATGCTTGAGTGGTTAGGATACTGGGTCTTTTCACAGCAAAGTTAGAGAAAGCTGGTCTATCACCAAAAAAAGTCAGATATTTTCATTTGAGGCAAACCGCAGTTTTCTGTTGTTCCCCTTGCTGTGGATGGGGAAAGCTGTAGAGGTAGCTGTACAGCAGCAGTTGTTACACCAGCTTAGATACAACAGTTCTATACTATAAACTTTTGCTAAACCTGTTTTGTCTATCAATGATATGGTCTAAATGGGAATATAGGTCAtattttaagactcttttgtctcaTTCTCGGGCCCTAAAATAACAGAATTATTTAAAGCTTTATCTTGCAGAAAGGTATGCTTGTCACGGATGCACTGGAACATGCCCTGTCTGTATCTTAATTCTCTAGCCTTTGAGCAGTGTTAGAATAAATGCCTTAGTAATAGGTTGTTCCAGTGAGTGATGGAATATTATTTCATCATTCCCAGGCCAGCAGGTCACCTGGGTCTTTTCACCATTTAAAGGTTCTTCTTTCAGTAGCAGCTGTCCACTTGAAACTCTTCAG
Proteins encoded:
- the LOC115947458 gene encoding protein FAM240B-like translates to MSKHTNFKRHKMCGHDAEGLKNFWEKVIEEQTKQRECEESRLSKSALNKLRHEWTLRLEGRASQVQAQMKMQKEQMMMLSIETLPSPDKTVA